The DNA segment ACATTATCATGTCAGGGGTATTTACGGTCTAAAGGTTAAGAATGCTCATCGTCCATCTTGTTTTCTGTTTCTGCGATATAGATTATTGAATGGCTCATCCAACACTCTATAATGAGGACTGTACAGGGAGTTAAATACAATAAAGTTCCACGGGAAGCTACAGAAATCTGAATTTTGATGGATAATCCAATATCATGTGTCACATTAGTCAAAATTTTTGATCCTAAATTATAAAACTTTATTTATAGACAGTAATTCGGATCCTAACTATCCAGCATCTGATTTTGACGCATTATGATACCGTATTAATAAACAGAAGCGAACATAAAAAAAGAGATAAAATTAAATTTGTATGATACTAACTCATAACGTGCATCTTGTGGTCAATACCCTAAAATCTATATCTAGCAGATATGCACCTAGTAGGATTCTTTCTTTCAACTCTGCTCATGTATTCAAGACACTGCAGTTATTAAAAAGGGATGGGCACGTTAGTAGACTTTTGTTAATAAATGAGTTAGGTCTAGGGGAAGGCTCCATAAAGACTTTGATAAAGCATCTTAAAATGGAAAAATTGATTATTACAACTCAAAAGGGAACGATTATGACTGAAAGGGGGGAAAAGATTTTTGAAGAGATGTCTCAATATATTTGCTCTGAAACACAAGTACCCAAAAGCTCGATATCAATTGCTGAATACAATCATGCCATTCTTTTAAGAAATCTGAAATTTGCTATTAAGCAAGGCGTTGAGCAAAGAGATGCAGCTATTAAAATGGGAGCAAAAGGAGCTACAACGCTTATGTATAATGATGGGAAATTTCTTATCCCGGGTTCTAAATTTAATGCACTAAAAGAAGAAAAAGCAATAGAGAAACTGTTAAAGGAAAATCTAAAGCCCATAGAAAACGATATAATTGTGATAGGAAGCGATGACAATAATTACATAACAGCCGAGTTTGCATCGAAATCAGCTGCACTTCAAACGCTCGAAAATCACGAAGATCATAAGGGATTAGAATTTATCATCAGATAAATCAAATTATAATAATAAATAAACCAAAACAAGAATCAACTCACTCACATATAAGCAAGTTAAAAGGCCAATCATGATTAATAAGTAGACAACTAAATTGGAAACATAGCCTCAGATCTGTTCTTTCGTGGCGTGTATTTACATAGAATATATCGTGATTAATATTACCAATTCTTATTAAAGTGGGCTTTTTTACAACTTATATGAATGATCCTAAGGGAACTACATTTGAAGAATTAGTAAAAGATGTAATTTTACTAGATGACGTTATGTTATCGATAAGAAGTGATGGTGCAATAGCAGAGGTCAGACTGGAAAAAGACACTCCGTTTCGAATTAGGGAACTATGGGCCACTATAGGAGATGAAAAGGGGGCATGGCATGTTCACGTTAATATTCAAGAAGCAAAGGAGGCCAAGTTCATCATTGAATCAAGTGAAGACGGTCGAAAAAGGTATAGCATTAGATTCTTTAATTCCGAAAACAGATTAGTCTTACGTGTGAATTTTATGAAAATGTATACCGCAGGAAACGAGGTTATTAAGGAGAGTTTAACAAGATATGAAAATTTATTCTCAAAGTATGGAAAAAAAGAAACAATAGTGTTACATACCTGATGTTACCAGGACATCATTTTCCCCCTCAAAAAGCAAATTTAGTTGTTATGAAATTAGTTCACATATTCAGTAATTCGGATGATCTAAAATATTTATAAATACGGTGTTTAAAGTCTTTGTTAATGAGATTTTAAATACGAGTTTCAATTCCAAATATGCAAGGTAATGAAATGGTAAAGGATCGAATTTTTTAAAAAATATGGAGAACTACATTAAAAATACAAAAGCCGAGTCAGCATATTTTACTGTTTACGAAGGAGACAGAACAGCAATTTTTGTAATTGATGTTACCACTGCCGAACAAATGCCGAAAGGTTGTGAACCCCTATTTATGTTAGGTGGGAAAGTGCATTGGAATATGGTAATGACCATTGATGATTTAAAGAAGGGATTGTAAAAAAAGTCATCAATTAGAAGGCCCATCATAAATGGAAAAGAATATGCATCCTTATTCCTCATAAGATTAGTTATCTTATTTGGCAATATTTGACAATATGGGTCCATATGTAAGAAATAGATGAACTCTAGGGAAAATTTGATATTGCGAGGTTTACAAATATTTATATCATCATATTGTTGAATAATGGTCATGAATGCAAATAATTCCAAGGCCTTATCACATGATTCAAATGATGAGGATAAATCATTTCAACAATATGATCTAGATGGTTTAGATTTTAAAATAGTATTATCAGGTAATAAAACAGGAGGAAAATATTCATTGCTTGAAATACTATTCTCGGCAGAAAAAGAAAATGAAATACCTTTGCATCTGCACAGCAGAGAAACCCTGATAATATATATCTTGGAAGGAAACTTTTCATTTAGATATGGTAATGAGAAAATAGTGGGAAATCAAGGGACGGTCCTAAAATTTGAAAAAGATATCCCACATTCTTATAAAAAAACAGGAAAAACTCCAGGGCGATTGTTAATCTTATTTATTCCGGCAGGCTTTGAAAATTTTTTTAAGGATGTAAGACTTAACCAAAGCAAAATGAAGTTGTCTGGCGAAGAGGATCCAGTATTATTACATGTGTTAGAAAAAAAATATGGTGGAAAATTTGTATTCGGATAAGATATTTTATCGATTAGAAAGGGAAATGTTTAATAGAAATTAAATATCGACAACAATAATTAGTTGATAGTATAGTCAAGAAACTATAGAAAAACGGTTTAATCGTTTTATCGATTCTTACAAGATTTTAAAAACATACTCAACGATTCCGTCTAAAAATACATAGAATGAACTTTTTGATGTTTTCTCAAGTTAGGGCTCGCGAGTACTAGAAAAAATCTAAAACTAACACGAAGAATAGTAGCTGACTCCTAGAAATTGATATGTAGAAAAAGGGAGAAAACTCAAAAAGTTATGCAAAATCAATAAATTCAACAGCATAAACAACAAGGTATATTTTGATCTTTTATTTTTTGATATAGTTGTGAAAAGATTTTTCTATTTCATTGACACCGATTCGATAGAAAAGGAGGCAAATAAATGAAGGCTGCAGTTTTTCGCGAGCATGATAAAGACCCCGCGAAGGTTGTAAAAATAGAAGATATCGAAGTTCCAAAGTTAAAACCTGACGAGGTCTTGATAAAGGTCGAAGCAGCTTCATACAATTATAATGACCTGTGGGCGATCTGGGGGAGACCAATTAAGGTTCCAATGCCCCATATTTCGGGAACAGATATTTCCGGTACAGTTGTAGAATCAGGTGAACAAGTTACCTCTCTTGTAAAGGGAGACAGAGTGGTATCTCATGGTAACCTAAGTTGCAGGATTTGTAGCATGTGTACATCAGGTAGAGAATATGATTGTGAAAAAAGACTAGTATGGGGTTTTCAAACTGGTCCACTATGGGGAGGATATTGTCAGTATGCCCATTTACCAGAAGTCAATGTAACAAAGATAAACGACAATATATCATTTGAAGACGCAGCAGCGATCTCCATGGTAGGAATGACTTCTTGGCACATGTTAGTTGATAGAGCTCGAATAAAACCAGGGCAGACAGTTTTGATAATGGGTGGAACAAGTGGTGTAGGAATGGTAGGCATTCAAATTGCAAAATTATACGATTGCACCGTCATCGCTAGTGCAGGCAACCAACAGAAAATGGACAAATGTTTAGAACTTGGCGCTGATTTTGTTGTTAACCATAGACAAGAAGACTGGTATAAGAAAGTAAGAGACATGACCCAAAAAAAGGGAGTTGATATTGTATTTGAACACATAGGAAAAACAGTGTTTCCACAAGAGGTATCTCTGTTAAAAATGGGAGGGACGTTGGTATCTACAGGAGCTACTACAGGATATGATTCTACAATAGATCTGAGGTATCTTTTCTTTAGAGGAATAAACATAGTAGGTGCAACGCAGGGTAATAAAGCAGAACTCCAGGAGGTTTTATTCTGGACTTCAAAAAAGAAAATTAAACCATTGATAAACGCCGTATTGCCCTTTAATGAAATGGTAAAAGGACATTTGATGATGGCAAACGGTGATCAGATAGGTAAGACCATCACGACGCCACAAAAACTTTGAATTTAAGATTAAGGCATCAATCAATGGGGAAAAAGTAAAGAGATCAAAAATTTAATGAGTGAGTAGATGGGACAAGTGCATTACAACTCTACCCTTTTATTAAAACGTCATGTACAACCAATAGGCTATTCATTATAGACAGAGTTATAGAGATACTTTTTTTTACCAAAGAACCGAAATGAGTGATCATATCATTTTTATTTGAAGTTAGCTATCAAGTGCAGATAATAATGGTTACGCTCAATAATGTTAGACTAGATCATGTAACATCCTTTGGAGATGCTGTATTTGCTTTTTCAATTACTTTCATAGCTATTTCCATTCAAATACCGACTTTGCCAAATAATCTCTCTGAATTTGAAGTTGTTAACAAGATGCTTCAGCTTATCCCTCAGTTTGAAATGTATTTCACAAGTTTTGTTGTTATAGGAATTTTTTGGATAAAATATCATTTGATTTTCAATAAGATAAAGGATTCACAAAGTGTGATGTTATGGCTTAACCTTATCCTATTGTTCTTTGTTACTTTGATATCATTCGGGACTTCAATGAGATTCGAAAATCAATACATCTCAACTTTTATCCTTTATGCACTCATCCTGACTGCTACTAGTAGTTTGCTTTCCCTAATATGGATCCACGCAACTAGATACAATTTATTGACAGACGATGACATGACACAACGCCAGAAAAAATTATACATAATTCAAGGAATTATCCCTACTCTAATATTTGCTAGTTCTATTGGAATCGCGTTTATAAATTTGCAGCTTGCACAATATATGTGGATTTTAATTATTCCATCACAGATAATTTTTAAAAGAAGAACCCACTTAAATTAATTCTAGTCAGATTCGAATTCATTCTTTTATTCAGTATTAGTAACTTCATTTAAAGACATGGGATTTGATACCGATCAGATCATTCCAAGTATGGTTGCTACTAGCATAGTTGGAATGTATGGAGTTTACACTAGGATAATAAATGATATTTTGCATCGGAATTGAAATATAATAATTGGTTTAAGCTTTGATTTTTTTTCTTTTCGTAAATGCATGAATGAGAGTTCTATATTTTGGTAAATATACTAGGAATAGTTTGCTAACCGGGTGTAAATACCTTTGAGAATTATTTACAATCATCCTGACATTCCTTATCGTTTGACATTTTGTCGATATATTTGTTCCTGTATTTTTGATCCCTGTATGAAAACTTATCGATCCGCATGAGGAAGAAGGAGAGACTATTTGATAGCTAGTCTTGTTTGTTAATACTCCTTGAATTTTGAAACAGATTTTGTCGTAGGGTAATATTTACCACTAGAATATAAAAATAAAAATAAAATTGGGATTTACTAGTAATCAACCACCGTAGTTTTATTCAACAAATTAGCCATTATGGCAGGGGATCCGATAATGGATCCAGCTATTATATCAGAATTATCATATCCTGCTATTTTCAAGCATACTTCACAGATCACAACGTTTCCTCCATTATTTATAAAATCAGAAACATTTTTTGTCAAGGGTTCTAATCCCAGGTAATGATGAGGACTCTTTACGCCTATCTGCACACCCTCTATACTAAGCATCAACGTTACATTAAAACCCATTTTTAACATGGTTTGAGAATCCAAAATGGCAATAGTAGCCCTCCAGGGTTCATCACTGCTCAGATGGTAAACTAGTTTGGTTTTATTAACTTCTTGTGCAAATATAGAAGGCATAGAGAGTTTAGAAAAAGAATTCATATCGTTAAAAAAAATCACGCCAGTAGTTGTAAAAAAAGAGATCAGCAATCCAAAGATAAGAAGAATGGAAATAGATGAATTAAATTTGAATTTTATTGCACCTAGGTTGGTCTCAATCATATCACATATTATCATTTCAGGCGACTATTAATCTTTATAGTTTGAATTTGATAATTGTGAGGTTTTGAAATAGTTTCCACTTTTCTTAGTGGCGTCGTATATGCCTTATTTTAATTACCAGATTTTTCCACAGGTCATGAAAATAATTTGAACATCGACTGATAGTAAATCTAGTTTGAATTAGATCAGTTAGTTCTGTTTCTGTTGCCGGATCTAAATGATTTACAGAATACAAAATAAATAATAAAGCAAGCAAATTATAATATCAATTACAAACCGATTCATTGCTTGATTACCTCTCTTCTGAATACTCTTGATTTTTATGAAAATTACAAGAAAATAAGATGATTCGTATTTACACCTATTGCTGAGCTGCGGCGTTGCTTCCTGTATTTTCTTGGCTTTGAACATTAATGTTGTTACCAGAACCTACTGTATCTCCACCTGATACTACTTGGCTGTTTTGGTTAGAGGATTGAGATTGGCTGATGCTTTGTTCTGGAGAGTTTCCACCCTGTCCACCTTGTGCTAATGCGTTGTTTCCACTGTTAAACTGGTGTTGGAAACTAAGGTTGTTGCATGAGAGGAAAGTTGTTCCACCAGAAGCACACTGTGCATTTTGGTTTGATGATTGTGATTGATCTATAGACTGTTTTGCTTTATTTTTCTTGTTTTGTGTGGCTAGAGCATCATCTACGTTGAGCATTGGACTGACAGTTAGGGCTAGTGCTACTACTATTGCAATTGATACGACAAAGAGTTTCTTGTTTGTGTTTTTGTTTTTGTTTTGAACATTTGTTTTATTCATATCATTGATACTATAGAAAAAATATATTGGGATTGCTAACCAACTGCAATAGTCTAATATTCTAGCAGTTTTAGAATAATCAATATTATTTGGATTTACAATTGGTAAGGGGTTATGTTTTTCATCCTATTTGATTCTAATGAAATAAAGCAGTAACAGATTACCAAATTACATGGTACAATTTGTATCAACTTATAATCAAGAAAATAGGAGAATAAAAAGTATAATGCAGACATTCTTTTGAATAAGTATGTCTGAGGGGCCCGAGGTTAAAATTGCTGCAGACAAAATATGGAATGCGCTATCTGGTAAAAGAATAATTAATAATATTTTGTATAATAAAATGGACAAGGGATTTGAAGATAAAATAATCGGGTCCTCCACCGAATATGTCAAAACCTTCGGAAAGAACATTATCATAAAATTTTCTTCTGGGGTTTATCTAAGGAATCATATGATGATGTGGGGAAAATGGCGAATTTACGACAGGACCGAATATGAAAATGGGACTGCAAAATCACCACCACGTTCCTCCTATGGGAAAATAAAACATAAGAACACAGATAAAATTCAAGTTAAGAGAGATGAAGTAACAGATGTGAGAAAGGATTCTCGGACTAGATTAACCATTATCACTTTGGATAAAGTTTTGGTTCAGTTTAATGGCCCCATATTGCAATTTTCATTGAATGATCCTGCAACTATGGAACCTATTGTATCATTGGGTCCTGATGCATTGAGTTCTAATTATAATGCAGACAAAGTAATGGATATCATAAAATCTAAATCTAGAAATACTGACATGATAATCTCAAACGCCTTATTAGATCAGAAAATAGTCAGTGGAATCGGGAACAAGTATAAATCAGAAATTTTGTTCTTAAATAAAATCTATCCTTTTGAAAAAGTGACAACAATCTCTAAGGATGAATTGAAGAAACTCGCAATGGATATACCCAGAATATTGAAATATGGTTATGAAAATAGCGGTAAAACAAGAAAGCCTAAAGATAAAGAAAAGATCTCCTGGGATATCACTCATTGGGTATTTAGAAGATCTGGAAAACCTTGTTGGATATGCGGGACCAAAATTGTATCAGAAAGAAAATTAACAGCAAGGCCAACTTTTTGGTGTCCTAATTGTCAACCAATCAATGTCCATTAATATTGGCAGTTATAAGCGCAAGGTCTTTTTAATTATATGAGTTGGATCATGCAGCATTAAAACTATTTTTTGTATTCATTTTTATTTTTTATATGGAATTGATTTTGGTATATTGCTTCAATTTTTTCTAATTCATCAATGTCTTTTAATTCTTTGTCATATCTGATATTTTTTATTCTAGGAAAACGCAAAGCATATCCGCTGCTGTGTCGGTTGCTTTTTTGAACGATATCAAAGGAAACTTCTAGAACAATTTCGGGTTTTACAATAATCCGGCTACCTTCATTCCTTATTATAATTGACCTCAATTTCTCAGTCATATAATCAATCTCTTTATTGGAAAGACCTGAATAGGCCTTACCGATTATTTTAAGGTCACCAAAAACATTATTCCCGTTTTTCGATCCTACTTTATCATCATCAAGATTAGTGGTGTAATCTTTTACTGCCAGAGTATAATCGGAGAGGGTCCCTGCTCGTTTTCCATGACCATATTCAGCAATTACTACCACCGCGTCAATTGTATCTAACTCCTCCTTCAATTTTATCCAATATTTTCCTCTTTTGCCAGGATAATATTGCGATAAAGGATCTTTAAGGACCAACCCCTCATGTCCTTCATCTCTACTTTTTCGAAATCCATGTGTTATTTCATCTACGGATGAAACGAACTTACTTTGAGCAATAGAAATCACAGAGTCTTTAAACAGAAAATTTGCCAATAATCTCTTTCTAGATTTAAGAGCATCTTTGATTACCTGTCTTTGATCATAGAACATTATGTCATATACAATATAACAAATCGGTATTTCAGATAAAATGCTGTTTGTCATGCTTTTTCGTCTCAATCGTTTTTGTAGTTCTTGAAATGGCAAGGGCTTATCATTTTTGAAAGCTATTAGTTCACCATCCAAAATGAAGTTTATATCGTCACGATCTATATCACTGACATCACTTTTATCAAGATATACATTACGCTTTTTTTGACTTGTTTTTACTTTTTTTATTCGTACCTGCAAGGCAGAATTAGTTAATTCTGGAAATGCATATGAAATATCAGCAAGATTTCGAGAGTAAAGTTTGCAAACTTTACCGAATTTGTGCAGTTGTAATCTAATACCATCATATTTATATTCACAAAGCAGTGACCTGTCAAAATATTTGACAATCTCTTCTGCAGTAAACATGACATCTGCCAACATAAAACTCAGGGAGACAAATGGCTTAATCGTTACAAAGTTCAAAGTATCTCTTTTCGACAATAAAGCTACATTTGCGATATCACCTGACATCAGCATTGCCTCCCGAACTCTTTTGATATCTTTTTCAAATGCTTTTGCAATGGCTATTTCCATAAGGCCATCGTAAGAACCTATACGCATTTCATTTGATATTATTTTTATAAGATACTTAGCCTCCAAAGGTGAACATCTCATAAGTAATCCTTTTAAGATATTTTTTTTATCGTTGTTTGACCGTGGACCTCCAAGATTTGCTATTTTTTTAAACCGATCATATATTTCATTTAAAGTTAGTTTTTCTTCCAGAGTTTCTACGCTATTGAATAGTGTTACTAACTTTTTTTTAGAAATTGCATACTCGGCTATGCTACCCATATCACCGCGTTCTAAATGAATCCGCATAATATCGGTCTCATTTAATCTAGAGATTTCTAATAGAGACTGTAGTATTGTTCTAAACCCTACATTTAGATTATGAATTGATCCCCTTGGGAAAATCTTTCCAGACAAAAATAGAACCGCAATAGGCAGAGAATCTTCACCCAAGCCTGAAATATATTGTACGATTAAATCGACTTTTTTATTCTTGCTTGTCGTAATCCGTATTGACTCACATGTCTCAACCAATGTAGAAAAATAAGATCCTTTGTGGTGAATATCATTGGTCACGTCAATCTCCCCCCAATCAAGCGTATGGATAGAGAATGTTCAGAAACGTGAGTACACTTTAAGAAAAATGCCCATGGGTAGAATATGAAAGGACGAATAAGTAACAAATGTAGTGGAATTTCTTGAATCCCCTAAGGCTAGTTACTTAGCAGGAAGCACCGTTATAGTTGATGGAGGAATGACCCTCTATCCCTCGTTTTCTCTCGATTAAAATCATAATTCCACCCATATTTTAAGATTCTATGTGACAGAATGAAAGATGGAAGATGGTATTGTCTTATCAGTCCCACTAGCCTTGTAAATATTTACCTAAAAAGTCTAGAGTTTTCTTCCATGCGTCTGCAGTTTCCTTGGGAGCGTAGTTGTCATTGGAGGGGTTTGCAAAGGCGTGTCCAACATTAGGATAAATGTAAATTTCATTTGTAATTCCTGTATCGTTCAAGATCTTTTGGAATTGCTTTACAGAGTCTACTGAAATTGATTGATCTTTTTCTCCAAATATTCCTAAAACAGGCCATGTTATGTTTGATATGGCCTGAGTATCGTTTGTCAATCTACCATAATAAATTACTGTAGCAGCAAGTGGATTATCTGCGCTATTTAGAGACAATTCTAGGGACTGCTGTCCCCCAAAGCACCATCCCAATGATGCTATTTTAGACGCATTAACATTATCAAGGGAGCCTAAATAGGTTACTGCACCCTTAAGATTTTCCAAAGCAACATTCGGGTTTTCCCTTATCACAGAAGTTAATTCTCTTGATCGATTTTGATCGGTAGTTACTTCACCATTAAAAAGATCCACAGCTAATACAACATACCCATTTTTAGCAAGGATATTGGCTGATTCCTTTATGTAATCATTCAAGCCTTTATTTTCATGAATCATTACTATAGCAGGTAGTTTTTTCTCTGTTGTACCACTTTGGTTTAGAGAAGGATAGACCAAATATCCCGAAGAGTTCCCAAAATAACTAACTGTTTTATTTTCTATTGATTGAATATTTGTACCAGTAGAAGAATTATTGTCACGAAAACTCACCAGAGTCATAGCAGATAACCCCGTATTTTGTTGAGCATGGATATTCGGCGTAGACGTCATCAAGCAGGAAGAAAATATAAAAATTGCGAGTAAAGAAATTATAGTAGATTTTTTCATTAAAAATAAAGACACTTTATTGCTTTTAACTATTTTGAAAATCTATCAATGTTTGAATGAGGTTGGAAAAATCTAATCCCTATTTATCATGTGGATTGATTACAATCAATCAGATATCATAATCAACAAGGTGTCAAATAAAAAAGGGGTTTGGATTTAAACCCGAGGTAAATAAGAGCTTAAAGTCCCAAAACTGCAATGACATGAGCTGATCTGATATCAAATGTCTAAGCAGACTAACATGTCAACGATTACTTTAGTGTTTACATTTATCTCACCTAATAATTGTAATTATGCTGTTACACTCCAATCTTGAATTACTAAAAATACACCTGCAAAATCAGTTACCTTAGTTCTAATGGAAATATGGACAATTATTCGGACTAGTGCACTAAAGCCAAAGAAAAGTTTATTATTTATATAAATAGTTTAATTATTTTTTGTTAGAATATTACTGAATATCCTATTTATACTAGGTTAGAAAGATTTTATCTATACGGCTAAAGTGTTCACTGAATCCGTATAGTCCAATAGAAATGAGGATTAGGGGTTTATTGCCATAGACAATAACCTCATTTCTTGGTCTCCATGATTAGTTACTTTGATTTCGAGATCACAAATGTATCCAACAAACAGGACTCAAACAGGGAGCATTCTTCGTCGTTTTGGTTTTATTTTCTTCCTTAATTAATATTACTTGAATCATATGTGTGAGAATTATTGTAGAAGGTGTCAATTCTTTTATGGTTTTTCTTGTCAGATAATATCTAAATAACATAAATCATTTATGAAGCATTTCACTTGATTAGAAAAAAATCACCACTTTTTAGATATTTCATTTGGGCATCATCTCCTCCATCGATAGAAATCATATTCATATGTCCAATCAGCATTAGCATCAGTTCAAAAATAGGTCTTTGAGGAATCTCCATCCTCTCGTTTTAGTCAGCATTATAAAGATATAAAGATGCTTCAAGGTCAGGTGTATGTATGCATGCAAGCAATTTTCCTTATCGTGTTTATTTGTATCGTGGAATACTATAGTACATTCTTCGAATGTACAAAAATCTACTTAAGCTTATTTTTCTATTATACATATGTCCCTATGAATTAAAATAGGACACAGATATTGTAAATGTACTGTACTCATCATAATAAAGATAGTATCTATCTATTACTATCTTTATTATTATATAGGTCATTTGTAGTAGGCAGTAATTTATGAAATATTAATCAAAATGACTAGTGATTATATGTTTTTCTAGTATTGATATCTCATTCATGAGTGAATATCACGGTATGCATACTGCAGAAATAATTGCAGAAGCCCTAATTGATTGGGACGTAAAAGTTATTTTTGGCATTCCTGGAGATGGAATTAACAGTTTCATTGAAGCTTTACGCAAGCGACAAGATAAGATTAGGTTTGTTTTAACAAGACATGAAGAAGCGGCAGCATTCATGGCTTGTGCCTATGCAAAATATACTGGAAAGATCGGAGCTTGTGTAGCTACTTCAGGGCCAGGTGCTATTCACCTTCTAAATGGGTTGTATGATGCCAAATTAGATGGTGCCCCTGTAATAGCTATTACAGGGAGAACCTATTCTGATTTAATAGGGTCGGGTTATCAGCAAGACATTCATCAATTGGAATTGTTTGCCGATGTATCTGTATATAATAATATGATAATTGCTCCTGAACAGGCAGAGATGGCTGTAGATATTGCATGCAGAACAGCACTTTCCCAAAGAGGTGTAAGTCATCTGACAATCCCCATTGATATCCAAGAAAAAAAATTAGCAGGCGATTATTCAAAACATAAAGTACCTGGCCATACTTCCGATTTCTATGTTAAGATCAATACTGAACCAGATAATCAGTTATTAAAAAAAGCTGCAGATATCATAAATTTGGGAAATAAGGTAGTAATTTTGACTGGTCAAGGGGCTCTGAATGCGGGAGAACAAGTAATACAAATCTCGGAAAAGATAAAAGCCCCTATTATCAAGGCATTATTGGGCAAAGCTGTTGTTCCTGATGAACACCTTAATTGTTTAGGGGGTATTGGAATGCTAGGTACTTCTCCTAGTGTAGAGGCAATGGATGAAGCAGATACGTTAATTATGATAGGAACATCATTTCCTTATATCGAATACCTTCCAAAACCGGGACAGGCTCGAGGAATTCAAATAGATATAAAGCCAGAAAGAATTGGATTACGATATCCGGTCGAAGTTGGCCTGGTAGGCGACTCTAACATAACACTCTTAAAATTACTTCATCTATTAGAGGAGAAACAAACTGAAAGTGTCCAATCGAATTTTCTGAAGTCTAAACAAGAGGAAATGAAAAAATGGAATGATCTACTGCTATCACAAAGCAATTCAGGGAAGAGTTTAGAGAGCATGAAC comes from the Candidatus Nitrosocosmicus arcticus genome and includes:
- a CDS encoding DUF4443 domain-containing protein is translated as MILTHNVHLVVNTLKSISSRYAPSRILSFNSAHVFKTLQLLKRDGHVSRLLLINELGLGEGSIKTLIKHLKMEKLIITTQKGTIMTERGEKIFEEMSQYICSETQVPKSSISIAEYNHAILLRNLKFAIKQGVEQRDAAIKMGAKGATTLMYNDGKFLIPGSKFNALKEEKAIEKLLKENLKPIENDIIVIGSDDNNYITAEFASKSAALQTLENHEDHKGLEFIIR
- a CDS encoding ChuX/HutX family heme-like substrate-binding protein: MNDPKGTTFEELVKDVILLDDVMLSIRSDGAIAEVRLEKDTPFRIRELWATIGDEKGAWHVHVNIQEAKEAKFIIESSEDGRKRYSIRFFNSENRLVLRVNFMKMYTAGNEVIKESLTRYENLFSKYGKKETIVLHT
- a CDS encoding cupin domain-containing protein; this encodes MNANNSKALSHDSNDEDKSFQQYDLDGLDFKIVLSGNKTGGKYSLLEILFSAEKENEIPLHLHSRETLIIYILEGNFSFRYGNEKIVGNQGTVLKFEKDIPHSYKKTGKTPGRLLILFIPAGFENFFKDVRLNQSKMKLSGEEDPVLLHVLEKKYGGKFVFG
- a CDS encoding zinc-binding dehydrogenase, which gives rise to MKAAVFREHDKDPAKVVKIEDIEVPKLKPDEVLIKVEAASYNYNDLWAIWGRPIKVPMPHISGTDISGTVVESGEQVTSLVKGDRVVSHGNLSCRICSMCTSGREYDCEKRLVWGFQTGPLWGGYCQYAHLPEVNVTKINDNISFEDAAAISMVGMTSWHMLVDRARIKPGQTVLIMGGTSGVGMVGIQIAKLYDCTVIASAGNQQKMDKCLELGADFVVNHRQEDWYKKVRDMTQKKGVDIVFEHIGKTVFPQEVSLLKMGGTLVSTGATTGYDSTIDLRYLFFRGINIVGATQGNKAELQEVLFWTSKKKIKPLINAVLPFNEMVKGHLMMANGDQIGKTITTPQKL
- a CDS encoding TMEM175 family protein, with protein sequence MVTLNNVRLDHVTSFGDAVFAFSITFIAISIQIPTLPNNLSEFEVVNKMLQLIPQFEMYFTSFVVIGIFWIKYHLIFNKIKDSQSVMLWLNLILLFFVTLISFGTSMRFENQYISTFILYALILTATSSLLSLIWIHATRYNLLTDDDMTQRQKKLYIIQGIIPTLIFASSIGIAFINLQLAQYMWILIIPSQIIFKRRTHLN
- a CDS encoding DsrE family protein; amino-acid sequence: MIETNLGAIKFKFNSSISILLIFGLLISFFTTTGVIFFNDMNSFSKLSMPSIFAQEVNKTKLVYHLSSDEPWRATIAILDSQTMLKMGFNVTLMLSIEGVQIGVKSPHHYLGLEPLTKNVSDFINNGGNVVICEVCLKIAGYDNSDIIAGSIIGSPAIMANLLNKTTVVDY
- a CDS encoding DNA-formamidopyrimidine glycosylase family protein, with product MSEGPEVKIAADKIWNALSGKRIINNILYNKMDKGFEDKIIGSSTEYVKTFGKNIIIKFSSGVYLRNHMMMWGKWRIYDRTEYENGTAKSPPRSSYGKIKHKNTDKIQVKRDEVTDVRKDSRTRLTIITLDKVLVQFNGPILQFSLNDPATMEPIVSLGPDALSSNYNADKVMDIIKSKSRNTDMIISNALLDQKIVSGIGNKYKSEILFLNKIYPFEKVTTISKDELKKLAMDIPRILKYGYENSGKTRKPKDKEKISWDITHWVFRRSGKPCWICGTKIVSERKLTARPTFWCPNCQPINVH